A single window of Microplitis demolitor isolate Queensland-Clemson2020A chromosome 7, iyMicDemo2.1a, whole genome shotgun sequence DNA harbors:
- the LOC103575423 gene encoding serine/threonine-protein phosphatase 2A catalytic subunit beta isoform, which yields MEDKASLKELDQWIEQLNDCKQLTESQVKTLCDKAKEILAKESNVQEVKCPVTVCGDVHGQFHDLMELFRIGGKSPDTNYLFMGDYVDRGYYSVETVTLLVALKVRYRERITILRGNHESRQITQVYGFYDECLRKYGNANVWKFFTDLFDYLPLTALVDGQIFCLHGGLSPSIDTLDHIRALDRLQEVPHEGPMCDLLWSDPDDRGGWGISPRGAGYTFGQDISETFNHSNGLTLVSRAHQLVMEGYNWCHDRNVVTIFSAPNYCYRCGNQAAIMELDDALKYSFLQFDPAPRRGEPHVTRRTPDYFL from the exons ATGGAGGATAAAGCGTCACTAAAAGAGCTTGATCAGTGGATAGAGCAGCTAAATGACTGCAAACAATTGACAGAAAGCCAAGTTAAAACTCTCTGCGACAAG GCTAAAGAAATTTTGGCAAAGGAGTCAAATGTCCAGGAAGTTAAATGCCCGGTGACAGTATGTGGAGACGTTCATGGACAATTTCATGATCTTATGGAATTGTTTAGAATAGGTGGAAAATCACCGGATACAAATTATCTGTTTATGGGCGATTATGTTGACAGAGGTTACTATTCTGTGGAAACTGTTACTCTTCTGGTGGCACTGaag GTGAGATACAGAGAGAGAATAACTATTTTAAGAGGGAATCACGAGTCAAGACAAATCACACAAGTGTACGGTTTTTACGATGAATGTCTACGTAAATACGGTAACGCAAAtgtttggaaattttttaccgaTTTATTCGATTACCTACCCTTGACTGCGCTGGTAGACGGTCAAATATTTTGTTTGCACGGTGGACTGTCACCTTCCATTGATACCTTGGATCACATTCGTGCTTTGGACCGTCTCCAAGAAGTACCACACGAG GGACCAATGTGCGATCTATTATGGTCAGACCCTGATGACAGAGGAGGATGGGGTATTTCACCTCGTGGTGCCGGTTACACCTTTGGCCAGGACATTTCTGAAACATTTAATCACTCTAATGGCCTGACTCTGGTATCACGAGCTCATCAGCTTGTCATGGAAGGCTACAAttg gTGTCATGATCGTAATGTTGTAACAATATTTTCTGCACCAAATTATTGTTATCGTTGTGGTAATCAAGCTGCAATTATGGAATTGGATGATGCATTGAAATATTCATT ccTGCAATTTGATCCGGCACCACGACGTGGAGAACCACATGTCACTAGGCGGACACCGGATTACTTCCTCTAA
- the LOC103575425 gene encoding protein phosphatase 1 regulatory subunit 7: MENQAVESVPAGDKVEEVEAEGDKSSFEVCDNGNSADLDFNSANFDSDEQVECDNGDSTIGAERICILDPESEELDFNHSRLSKLENLEPLTKIKKLCFDWNLISKIENLDTLVTLVELELRDNQITVIENLDSLVNLQALDISFNRIKKIENLDRLTNLKKLFLSSNKITKIENISHLKNLTMLELGDNKIRNIENLDELTNLKNLFLGKNKISKIENLSHLVNLQLLSLQSNRITKIENLETLTQLDQLYLSENGLTCIEGLESCKLLTTLDIANNQIKKIENIKHLELLEEFWINNNQIEDWTAIDTLAENKKLQTVYLEHNPIASDPNYRRKIKLLLPWLVQLDATLCR, translated from the exons ATGGAGAATCAAGCTGTCGAATCCGTCCCTGCag gaGACAAAGTCGAAGAAGTAGAAGCCGAGGGCGACAAGAGTAGTTTCGAAGTATGTGACAATGGTAACTCCGCTGACCTGGATTTCAATAGTGCTAACTTTGACAGTGATGAACAAGTTGAGTGTGACAACGGCGATTCTACTATCGGAGCCGAGCGGATTTGTATCCTGGATCCTGAGTCAGag GAGCTTGATTTCAATCATTCGAGACTGAGTAAGCTGGAGAATCTCGAGCCgctgacaaaaattaaaaaattgtgttttgATTGGAACCTGATCTCGAAGATTGAAAATTTGGATACACTTGTCACTCTAGTTGAATTGGAATTACGTGATAACCAGATAACAGTAATTGAAAATCTCGATTCTCTGGTGAATCTTCA agctttagatatttcatttaatcgAATCAAAAAAATAGAGAATCTCGATCGactgacaaatttaaaaaaattatttttatcttcaaataaaataacaaaaattgaaaatatttcgcatttaaaaaatctgacaATGCTGGAGTTGGGTGACAACAAAATACGCAACATTGAAAACCTGGACGAGctgacaaatttgaaaaacttatttttgggaaaaaataaaatatcgaaaataGAAAACTTGAGCCACTTGGTCAATCTCCAGCTGCTGAGTTTGCAGAGTAACCGCATTACGAAGATTGAAAACTTGGAAACTCTGACCCAACTTGACCAATTGTACTTGTCAGAGAACGGGCTGACTTGCATCGAGGGACTGGAGTCCTGCAAGTTGCTGACTACACTCGACATCGCCAATAACCAGATCAAGAAGATcgaaaacataaaacatttggaGTTATTGGAAGAGTTCTgg ataaataataatcaaatcgaAGATTGGACAGCAATCGACACTCTGGCTGAGAATAAAAAGCTACAGACAGTTTATCTGGAACACAATCCGATTGCAAGTGATCCAAATtatagaagaaaaataaaattacttttgccCTGGTTAGTCCAATTAGACGCAACACTTTGCAGGTAA
- the LOC103575424 gene encoding solute carrier family 25 member 16, whose protein sequence is MELIEKQKNYVFVLKSLFAGGVAGMCSKTAVAPLDRIKILLQAHSNHYKHFGVFSGLKEIIQKEKFLALYKGNFAQMIRIFPYAATQYTSFEIYKKYLGTVFGKNSHIDKFIAGSCAGVTSVTLTYPLDTIRARLAFQVTGEHIYTGIVHTAVSIFKDEGGLTALYRGFWPTILGMIPYAGFSFYSFEYLKFFCMKYLPHYLCNDCPRNTGGLVLTLPAKLLCGGIAGAVAQSFSYPLDVTRRRMQLAMMDPATHKYGSGMVSTIKLIYFENGVTKGLYRGMSINYLRAIPMVSVSFTTYELMKQLLDLDTGMKI, encoded by the exons ATGGAGTtgattgaaaaacaaaaaaattatgtttttgttttaaaaagtttatttgctGGTG GTGTCGCTGGAATGTGTTCGAAAACTGCTGTCGCTCCTTTAGACagaattaaaatacttttacaaGCTCACAGTAATCATTATAAACATTTTg gAGTTTTTTCTGGTctgaaagaaataattcaaaaagaaaaattcctGGCACTTTACAAAGGAAATTTTGCTCAAATGATTAGAATATTTCCTTATGCAGCTACACAGTATACgtcatttgaaatatataaaaag TATTTAGGAACCGTGTTTGGTAAAAATTCTCATATAGACAAATTCATCGCTGGATCATGTGCTGGAGTGACGTCAGTGACTCTAACGTATCCTCTGGACACTATCAGAGCTAGACTTGCGTTTCAAGTCACCGGTGAGCATATTTACACCGGTATTGTCCATACCGCGGTGTCTATTTTCAAAGAT GAAGGAGGATTGACGGCATTGTATCGTGGATTTTGGCCAACTATACTGGGAATGATACCATATGCTGGTTTTTCATTCTACTCATTTGAATATCTCAAATTTTTCTGTATGAAGTACCTGCCTCACTATTTATGCAATGACTGTCCAAGAAATAccg GTGGCCTTGTTTTAACATTACCGGCAAAATTACTCTGTGGGGGAATTGCTGGTGCTGTTGCACAAAGCTTCTCTTATCCACTTGATGTCACCAGAAGACGTATGCAATTAGCCATGATGGATCCAGCTACGCATAAATACGG atCGGGAATGGTCTCgacgattaaattaatttattttgaaaacgGAGTAACAAAAGGACTTTACAGGGGAATGAGTATAAATTATCTTCGTGCTATACCAATGGTGTCTGTTAGCTTTACGACTTATGAACTGATGAAACAATTGCTGGATTTAGACACCGGAATGAAAATTTAG